A single genomic interval of uncultured Sphaerochaeta sp. harbors:
- a CDS encoding carbohydrate ABC transporter permease has protein sequence MHYKQKEMLTDRIFSIVVNTFLFISLAIVLYPLLYIISCSLSEPQAVMARKVWLFPVNFDLVSYKAVFTNKQIGTGYMNSLYYMVTGTIISVMLTMLIAYPLSRKEFYGRKFVTKFILFTMLFTGGIIPLYLVVRQLGIYDTRLSIILPNAITVWNVIIARTFLQENISDELYEAAEIDGCSDIRFLFTFVFPLSGAIVAVLALFYAVGQWNKYFDALLYLQDQALYPLQIVLRNILIINRNTPSMTTDVEAAIRSQGLSETIRYAVIVVASLPLLVIYPFVQKFFVKGVMIGSVKG, from the coding sequence ATGCATTATAAACAAAAAGAGATGCTCACAGACAGAATCTTCTCCATCGTGGTCAATACCTTCCTGTTCATCAGCCTGGCTATTGTACTCTATCCATTGCTCTACATCATCTCCTGCTCACTGAGTGAGCCACAGGCGGTGATGGCACGCAAGGTTTGGCTCTTTCCGGTAAACTTCGACCTGGTAAGTTACAAGGCCGTCTTTACCAACAAGCAGATCGGAACCGGATACATGAACAGCCTCTACTATATGGTCACCGGAACGATTATCAGCGTAATGCTCACCATGTTGATCGCCTATCCGCTCTCCAGAAAAGAGTTCTATGGACGGAAGTTTGTAACCAAGTTCATCCTCTTCACGATGCTCTTCACCGGTGGAATCATTCCCCTCTACTTGGTGGTTCGTCAGCTCGGTATCTATGATACCCGGCTCTCCATCATCCTCCCCAATGCGATAACCGTATGGAATGTCATCATTGCCCGTACATTCCTGCAGGAGAATATCTCTGATGAATTGTATGAGGCCGCTGAGATAGACGGATGCTCTGATATCCGCTTCCTCTTCACCTTTGTATTCCCCCTCAGTGGGGCAATTGTAGCGGTTCTCGCGCTCTTTTATGCAGTAGGGCAGTGGAACAAGTACTTCGATGCACTCTTGTACCTTCAGGACCAGGCCTTGTATCCTCTGCAGATTGTGCTTCGCAACATCCTTATCATTAACCGAAACACCCCGTCCATGACGACGGATGTGGAGGCAGCGATACGGTCCCAGGGTCTGAGCGAGACGATTCGCTATGCGGTAATTGTTGTGGCGAGCTTGCCCCTTCTGGTCATCTATCCGTTTGTCCAGAAGTTCTTCGTCAAGGGAGTCATGATCGGCTCCGTCAAAGGTTGA
- a CDS encoding ABC transporter permease subunit: MKKQLNQPPQLSLGKKMGRHWQFYVIVALPILYFIVFKYVPMYGALLAFKRYRVSRGVWGSPWVGLYQFEKFFSNPSSLQIMYNTFSLSMYALVTSIPLAVILAVALNEARSKLWKKSVQMITYAPYFISTVVMVAILMQFLDPSMGLFNTVRGLMGKDSLNYMGEADYFRHIYVWSELWKNTGYNAIIYLAALTGISPELYEAAKVDGVNKFQKVWYVDLPSIKSTIVIMFIMNMGFVMSLGFEKAFLMQNPLNIETAEIMSTYVYKMGLINSDFSYSTAIDLINSVINVVLILTFNRLAKMNNKEGGLW; encoded by the coding sequence ATGAAGAAGCAGTTGAACCAGCCACCACAATTGAGCCTGGGAAAGAAGATGGGACGCCATTGGCAGTTCTACGTTATCGTAGCGCTCCCCATCCTCTATTTCATTGTGTTCAAGTACGTCCCCATGTATGGGGCATTGCTCGCATTCAAGCGATATCGCGTAAGCCGAGGCGTATGGGGAAGCCCCTGGGTAGGGCTCTATCAGTTCGAGAAGTTCTTTAGCAACCCCTCGTCCCTGCAGATCATGTACAACACCTTCAGCTTGAGCATGTATGCCCTGGTTACTTCAATTCCACTGGCAGTCATCCTCGCCGTTGCATTGAATGAAGCCCGTTCCAAGCTCTGGAAGAAGAGCGTACAGATGATCACCTATGCACCATACTTCATCTCCACGGTCGTCATGGTAGCCATCCTGATGCAGTTCCTTGACCCCTCCATGGGCCTCTTCAACACAGTGAGGGGACTCATGGGAAAGGATTCCCTTAACTATATGGGAGAGGCGGACTACTTCAGGCATATCTACGTCTGGTCAGAGCTTTGGAAGAACACCGGCTATAATGCGATTATCTACCTAGCGGCATTGACCGGTATCAGCCCTGAGCTGTATGAGGCGGCCAAGGTCGATGGAGTAAACAAGTTCCAGAAAGTCTGGTACGTCGACCTTCCCTCCATCAAGAGCACTATCGTCATTATGTTCATCATGAATATGGGATTCGTTATGAGCCTTGGCTTTGAAAAGGCCTTCCTCATGCAGAACCCACTGAATATTGAAACTGCTGAGATCATGTCCACCTACGTATATAAGATGGGCTTGATCAACAGTGACTTCTCGTACTCCACAGCCATTGACTTGATCAACTCAGTGATCAACGTTGTCCTGATTCTCACATTCAATCGGCTTGCCAAAATGAACAACAAGGAAGGGGGGCTCTGGTAA
- a CDS encoding alpha-L-fucosidase, giving the protein MKESATQAWLDLQFGMFIHFGLYSIPGGVWKNEAVKRGYSEQILSHGYLPQADYEALAEQFTIDHFDADHIVMTAKAAGMRYLVITSKHHDGFCLFDTKTTSYHSNRDVVAELSEACRRHGLAFGIYFSWIDWHFPEALPISSHNSDTITPEHQRLNIQQLTELLSDYGPICELWMDMGAPSKEQSREIYELVQNLQPDCMVNGRIWNDYQDFLTMGDNELPSVALDCPWQTPASIYKETWGYRSWQVRGDKHEKIKELSTTARQVVEQGGNYLLNIGLMGDGSIQEFEEAVLKGIGEELQGNPPERKTTSLQVPEQEYQGPSFDCGEPVVVYRYTGTEYYSYRPIPTSLHWKIALEENKKLSISWKTTEPLEKEEKLVLEVDGESYYSSLQKGRDSDCFITSLPLQKGMHEFIVHTVGNPLKRPVLGAHTLHIVLEEERE; this is encoded by the coding sequence ATGAAAGAATCAGCAACACAAGCCTGGCTGGATCTCCAGTTTGGTATGTTCATCCACTTTGGCCTCTACTCCATTCCTGGTGGGGTGTGGAAGAATGAAGCGGTCAAACGGGGATACTCAGAGCAGATACTCAGTCATGGGTATCTTCCCCAAGCCGACTACGAGGCATTGGCCGAACAATTCACCATTGATCATTTCGATGCAGACCACATTGTCATGACAGCAAAGGCAGCTGGCATGCGCTACTTGGTAATCACCAGCAAGCACCATGATGGGTTCTGCCTCTTCGATACCAAGACCACCAGCTACCATAGCAACAGGGATGTGGTTGCTGAACTAAGTGAAGCTTGCAGACGCCATGGTCTTGCTTTTGGTATTTACTTCTCCTGGATTGATTGGCATTTTCCAGAGGCTCTCCCGATCAGCAGCCACAATAGTGACACCATTACCCCTGAGCACCAAAGGCTCAATATCCAGCAGCTCACTGAACTGCTCTCCGATTACGGTCCCATCTGTGAACTGTGGATGGATATGGGAGCTCCCAGCAAGGAACAATCCAGAGAGATCTATGAGCTGGTCCAGAACTTGCAACCTGATTGTATGGTCAATGGAAGAATATGGAACGACTACCAGGACTTCCTCACCATGGGTGATAATGAACTGCCCAGTGTAGCGCTTGATTGTCCTTGGCAGACTCCTGCTTCCATCTATAAGGAGACATGGGGCTACCGTAGTTGGCAGGTACGCGGCGACAAGCATGAGAAGATCAAGGAACTGAGTACAACTGCCAGGCAGGTAGTCGAACAGGGAGGAAACTACCTGTTGAATATTGGCCTGATGGGAGATGGATCAATCCAGGAGTTTGAAGAAGCAGTACTGAAAGGTATTGGAGAAGAACTGCAAGGAAATCCTCCGGAGAGGAAAACAACATCCCTTCAGGTTCCAGAACAGGAATACCAAGGGCCTTCCTTCGACTGTGGAGAACCGGTTGTCGTCTACCGCTATACTGGAACAGAGTACTACTCCTACCGCCCTATCCCCACAAGTCTGCACTGGAAGATTGCCCTAGAGGAGAACAAGAAACTCTCTATCTCCTGGAAAACCACAGAACCGCTGGAGAAAGAGGAAAAGCTTGTTCTAGAGGTGGATGGAGAATCCTACTACAGTAGCTTGCAAAAGGGACGAGACAGTGATTGTTTCATTACATCTCTTCCCTTGCAGAAAGGTATGCATGAGTTCATCGTCCATACAGTGGGGAATCCACTCAAGCGCCCGGTTTTGGGTGCCCATACACTACATATAGTCCTGGAAGAGGAGAGAGAATAA
- a CDS encoding O-antigen ligase family protein, producing MDIETKRSAMDYACDISLGMLIFILFTFSTNAKLLFLPLEILFIGLFGARFLIQKSKLSLYAVWSIGLAMIAGISALYAPIQEAATKWAISVLQVVIFGNLVVPYLRSSQRNMHVMLYSFLIAVIGLSVRLLLSAPIEELIRSRLGTTIGMNANHVGFLLVAGALIALYFGITKKGWWVLPLFVGFSLISLFSGSRKVIALLVMGSLLLIILSRKNYIHMLIASVICLFFAVGVIAITLHWEPLYQILGRRVESFLGFFSTGTTDGSTSIRFEMIQHGWEMFLEKPFFGWGLHAFTDISGYGFYSHNNYIEILVSWGLFGFLWYYLPILALLVIGVKNLLRKKSSKLAAFSVAILTALLVDDFGRVRFFDEATHFLYAISYVAIMWEYPQKGPDIFTLGKRFVYILTPPKFRSHSSFTPKLINDTL from the coding sequence ATGGATATTGAAACGAAACGATCAGCAATGGACTATGCTTGTGATATATCTTTAGGGATGTTGATTTTTATTTTATTTACTTTCTCCACAAATGCAAAATTGCTCTTCCTTCCCCTTGAGATTCTCTTTATCGGTCTCTTTGGAGCAAGGTTTCTCATACAGAAATCAAAGTTATCTCTATACGCCGTCTGGAGCATCGGTCTTGCAATGATCGCCGGGATTTCAGCATTATATGCCCCGATTCAAGAAGCAGCCACAAAATGGGCAATTTCTGTTCTTCAAGTAGTAATTTTTGGGAATCTTGTGGTGCCCTATTTACGGTCATCTCAGAGAAATATGCATGTAATGTTGTATTCTTTTCTCATCGCAGTGATTGGCCTAAGTGTGAGATTGCTGCTTTCAGCACCAATTGAAGAGTTGATAAGAAGTCGGTTAGGAACGACAATTGGCATGAATGCAAACCATGTTGGATTTCTACTTGTAGCAGGGGCATTAATTGCATTATATTTTGGGATTACAAAAAAGGGCTGGTGGGTACTCCCTCTATTCGTGGGGTTTTCTCTTATCAGTCTCTTTTCAGGATCAAGAAAAGTTATTGCACTTCTTGTTATGGGGTCTCTTCTTTTAATAATTCTCTCTAGAAAGAATTACATACACATGCTCATCGCATCAGTAATATGCCTATTTTTTGCAGTAGGAGTTATCGCTATAACATTGCATTGGGAACCTTTGTATCAGATTCTTGGACGAAGAGTAGAGAGTTTTCTAGGTTTTTTCAGTACAGGGACCACAGATGGAAGTACCTCGATACGTTTTGAGATGATTCAGCATGGTTGGGAGATGTTCTTGGAAAAACCCTTTTTCGGTTGGGGGCTTCATGCTTTTACTGATATTTCAGGCTATGGATTTTATTCACATAATAATTATATTGAAATTCTTGTATCGTGGGGATTATTTGGATTTCTCTGGTATTATCTCCCTATCTTGGCGCTTCTAGTGATTGGTGTTAAGAATTTATTGAGAAAGAAGTCGTCAAAGCTTGCTGCTTTTTCTGTTGCCATACTTACTGCATTATTAGTAGATGATTTTGGGCGTGTTCGATTCTTTGATGAGGCCACTCATTTCTTGTATGCAATTTCTTATGTTGCAATTATGTGGGAGTATCCACAAAAAGGTCCTGATATTTTTACTCTAGGAAAGAGGTTTGTATATATCCTAACTCCACCTAAGTTTCGTTCCCACTCTTCATTTACACCCAAACTTATCAATGATACGCTATAG
- a CDS encoding M81 family metallopeptidase — MKGRVFVGGLHHESDTFNPIITSREEIWVSRKEELLAKRESSASGIINTLVAAGYEVIPSLVARAVPNGVWDRTYYQELKEELLQDLRDAGELDAICLSLHGSMRVQGIGEAEGDLLEAVRQIQPSIPILTSLDMHATLTRRMRKAADGFVGYKCAPHTDTYETGIHAALMVIRTLESGKKPTMAMVRIPMLIAGEQSETSVEPMRSLIQELREREKEEGVLACSYTLGFPWADERENAVHAVVVTQDDQKRADEIAKELAAIFWNRRAEFGFYNETRMPADAIEATKESIAEGVYPVVISDSGDNPTAGGSGDVTNFLRLILDDPVLSTLDPPLLYQGFYDPPVVAQAFLEGIGSSFHCSLGAKFDKEKSSPIESEARVISLKEKWEGANNADLALLEMGGVHVVVASKHVGCYDPEMMRILGAEPTGCKAIVVKLGYLEPEIRAIAKRSMMALTTGSTDELFTRLPYRELSRPIYPLDGEFEAELELI, encoded by the coding sequence ATGAAGGGACGAGTCTTCGTGGGCGGGCTACATCATGAGTCCGACACCTTCAACCCCATCATCACCTCCCGTGAGGAGATCTGGGTGAGCAGGAAGGAGGAGCTCCTTGCAAAGAGGGAGAGCTCTGCAAGCGGGATCATCAACACCCTCGTCGCCGCAGGCTATGAGGTCATCCCCTCCCTGGTTGCTCGTGCCGTTCCCAACGGGGTGTGGGACAGAACATACTACCAGGAGCTCAAGGAAGAACTGCTGCAGGACCTAAGGGATGCAGGTGAGCTTGATGCCATCTGCCTCTCGCTGCACGGCAGCATGCGGGTTCAGGGTATCGGGGAGGCCGAGGGGGACCTGCTTGAGGCGGTGAGACAAATCCAGCCCTCCATCCCCATCCTCACCAGCCTGGACATGCATGCCACCCTCACTAGACGCATGAGGAAGGCAGCGGACGGGTTCGTGGGATACAAGTGTGCCCCGCACACCGATACCTACGAGACCGGCATCCACGCCGCCCTGATGGTCATCCGCACCCTTGAGTCAGGCAAGAAGCCCACCATGGCCATGGTGAGGATCCCGATGCTCATCGCCGGGGAACAGAGCGAGACCAGCGTGGAACCGATGAGGAGCCTCATCCAGGAACTGAGGGAGAGGGAGAAGGAAGAAGGCGTGCTTGCCTGTTCCTACACCCTCGGCTTCCCCTGGGCGGATGAGAGGGAGAACGCGGTGCATGCGGTGGTGGTGACCCAGGACGACCAAAAGAGAGCCGATGAGATAGCAAAGGAACTGGCAGCCATATTCTGGAACAGGAGGGCCGAGTTCGGCTTCTACAACGAGACCAGGATGCCCGCCGATGCCATAGAGGCGACCAAGGAGTCGATTGCAGAGGGGGTGTACCCGGTGGTCATCAGCGACAGCGGGGACAACCCAACAGCCGGGGGGAGCGGGGATGTGACGAACTTCCTGCGCCTGATCTTGGACGACCCCGTCCTCTCCACACTTGACCCTCCCCTGCTCTACCAGGGGTTCTATGACCCACCTGTGGTGGCACAGGCTTTCCTCGAGGGGATTGGTTCTTCCTTCCACTGCTCACTGGGAGCGAAGTTCGACAAAGAGAAGAGCAGTCCCATCGAGTCTGAGGCCAGGGTCATCTCCCTCAAGGAGAAATGGGAAGGGGCGAACAACGCCGACCTTGCCCTCCTGGAGATGGGAGGGGTGCATGTGGTGGTGGCGAGCAAGCATGTAGGATGCTACGACCCTGAGATGATGAGGATCCTCGGGGCTGAGCCGACGGGATGCAAGGCAATCGTGGTGAAGCTGGGCTACCTGGAACCGGAGATACGAGCCATCGCCAAGAGATCGATGATGGCACTCACCACCGGCAGCACCGACGAGCTCTTCACCCGCCTGCCCTACAGGGAGCTCTCCAGGCCCATCTACCCGCTGGACGGGGAGTTCGAGGCTGAGTTGGAATTGATCTGA
- a CDS encoding ABC transporter substrate-binding protein, producing the protein MKKHFLIVLLVALLLPATLFAQGSKATAAEDVVQYTPAGTFPIVESPVTVDIMVAQPPCVEDYNTNRFTKYMEELTGVKVNYIMIPEQAATEKLALVLASGDYPDAFLGFGVSNELETNYGAMEGLFLPLNEYYSKDWMPNMMTAFNEFPGAVGFMTNIDGNIYSFPRLEGCYHCSNQAKMFVYQPFLDALGLETPTTTEEFYQVLKAIKTQDPNGNGKADEIPLAGSIIGWSDQVERFLLNSFIYCDLDTNINSNADDNVGYLMNGKKVDTAVNKDAYRDGLAYINKLYKEGLIYNGSFTQDSSQLTQLVESSSEPVVGFATGGWRGQFTTIGGDRFPNFRAIAPLEGPDGVQYAVAFLQNPEVGQLVLSSETKYAEAIVRYFDYMYSLEGTLQQRNGFQGEAWDWAEEGQVGLDGRPAIWQQLTQWNDKDPQNDTWIQTYAAAMTPSLKNGLAKEPSTPADPAYYLPENNEKTLYDETSQLYKPHEDTSVEVPKLKFTADENEEFSTVKRELANYIRQSAVKFMVGSLDVNDDKVWNDYLANLEKLQLSKVLDLMQTAYDRQYK; encoded by the coding sequence ATGAAAAAGCATTTCTTGATTGTGTTGTTGGTTGCTCTGTTGTTGCCCGCAACTCTGTTTGCTCAAGGTTCCAAGGCTACAGCAGCTGAGGACGTAGTTCAGTATACCCCGGCAGGGACCTTCCCCATCGTGGAAAGCCCGGTAACCGTGGATATCATGGTCGCACAGCCACCCTGTGTCGAGGATTACAACACCAACCGCTTTACCAAGTACATGGAAGAGCTGACTGGTGTGAAGGTGAACTACATCATGATCCCCGAGCAGGCAGCCACCGAGAAACTTGCCCTGGTTCTGGCCAGTGGCGACTACCCGGATGCATTCCTGGGCTTTGGCGTAAGCAATGAGCTCGAGACCAACTATGGTGCCATGGAAGGGCTCTTCCTACCCCTCAATGAGTACTATAGCAAGGATTGGATGCCCAACATGATGACGGCATTCAATGAGTTCCCTGGTGCTGTTGGATTCATGACCAACATCGATGGTAACATCTACTCCTTCCCCCGCTTGGAAGGCTGTTATCACTGTTCAAACCAGGCAAAGATGTTTGTCTACCAGCCCTTCCTCGATGCTCTTGGTCTTGAGACCCCAACCACTACTGAAGAGTTCTATCAGGTGTTGAAGGCTATCAAGACACAGGATCCCAATGGAAACGGCAAGGCTGATGAGATTCCCCTTGCAGGTTCAATCATTGGTTGGTCCGACCAGGTTGAGCGCTTCCTGCTCAACAGCTTCATCTACTGTGACCTCGACACCAACATCAACAGCAATGCCGATGACAACGTTGGCTACCTGATGAACGGAAAGAAAGTCGACACCGCAGTGAACAAGGACGCTTACCGTGATGGTCTTGCATACATCAACAAGCTCTACAAGGAAGGCTTGATCTACAACGGTTCATTCACCCAGGATTCCAGCCAGCTGACCCAGTTGGTAGAGAGTTCCTCTGAGCCTGTAGTTGGTTTTGCAACCGGTGGATGGAGAGGTCAGTTCACTACCATTGGTGGAGACCGTTTCCCTAACTTCCGTGCAATCGCTCCACTTGAAGGCCCTGATGGCGTGCAGTATGCAGTTGCATTCCTCCAGAACCCTGAAGTAGGCCAGCTGGTACTCAGCAGTGAGACCAAGTATGCCGAGGCAATTGTCCGTTACTTCGACTACATGTACAGCCTTGAAGGCACCCTTCAGCAGCGCAATGGATTCCAGGGCGAAGCTTGGGACTGGGCTGAGGAAGGACAGGTTGGTCTTGATGGAAGACCTGCTATCTGGCAGCAGCTTACGCAGTGGAACGACAAGGACCCCCAGAACGATACCTGGATCCAGACCTATGCAGCAGCCATGACTCCTTCCCTGAAGAATGGTCTTGCAAAAGAGCCTTCCACTCCTGCAGATCCTGCATACTACCTGCCGGAAAACAATGAGAAGACTCTCTATGATGAAACCAGCCAGCTGTACAAGCCCCATGAGGATACTTCCGTTGAGGTCCCCAAGCTCAAGTTCACTGCTGATGAAAACGAGGAGTTCTCCACTGTCAAGCGCGAGCTCGCCAACTACATCCGTCAGAGTGCGGTTAAGTTCATGGTCGGTTCCCTTGATGTGAACGATGACAAGGTCTGGAATGACTACCTTGCCAATCTCGAGAAGTTGCAGTTGTCCAAGGTGCTGGACCTGATGCAGACTGCCTACGACCGTCAGTACAAGTAA
- a CDS encoding copper homeostasis protein CutC — protein sequence MKIEICLESIESVIAAEQGGADRVEFCADLFEGGTTPSLGAFKAARAHTTIAMNVMVRPRGGDFCYSDLEFEAMKEDARLFREAGADGIVFGILTPDGEIDMERSRQLIEIARPCSVTFHRAFDMNRDASRSLEKLIELGVDRVLTSGLEETVTEGLETLKSLIGQAGERIIVMPGCGITERNFTRIQEALGAKEYHVALDGTYESRMTYRPDHIYMGGMLRQTEFSLKHTDKGRVGTVVSQKGGR from the coding sequence ATGAAGATTGAAATTTGTCTGGAATCGATCGAGAGCGTAATCGCAGCAGAGCAAGGCGGGGCCGACCGCGTGGAGTTCTGCGCCGACCTGTTCGAGGGGGGCACCACCCCATCCTTGGGAGCCTTCAAGGCAGCCAGGGCCCACACCACCATAGCCATGAATGTCATGGTCCGCCCCCGAGGCGGCGACTTCTGCTACTCGGACCTGGAGTTCGAGGCGATGAAGGAGGATGCAAGGCTCTTCCGTGAGGCGGGGGCCGACGGCATCGTCTTCGGTATCCTCACCCCCGACGGGGAGATCGACATGGAGCGCAGCAGACAGCTCATCGAGATCGCACGCCCCTGCTCGGTCACCTTCCACCGTGCCTTCGACATGAACCGCGATGCCTCAAGGTCCCTGGAGAAGCTCATTGAGCTCGGGGTAGACCGGGTGCTCACCAGCGGCCTGGAGGAGACCGTCACCGAGGGGCTGGAGACACTGAAAAGCCTAATTGGTCAGGCAGGCGAGCGCATCATCGTCATGCCCGGCTGCGGCATCACCGAGAGAAACTTCACCAGGATCCAGGAAGCACTGGGGGCCAAGGAGTACCATGTGGCACTGGACGGCACCTACGAGTCCCGCATGACCTACAGGCCCGACCACATCTACATGGGCGGCATGCTCCGCCAGACGGAGTTCAGTCTCAAGCACACCGACAAGGGCCGGGTGGGAACCGTGGTCTCCCAGAAAGGGGGCAGGTGA
- a CDS encoding glycosyltransferase family 1 protein, translated as MKSDLEGRAEPIRVLQILGGLFHGGAEAMIMSLYHHMDTSKVQFDFLVHTDQEGVYDKEIIDCGGKIHHAPEYHGYNHFGYKAWWQFFLKEHPEYHILHFHIRGTAAIAIPIAKRMGRITIAHSHSTDNGKSIKAALKNVFQHSLKNQADYLFACSEPAAIWLFGKKVLRADNFFLWKNAIETNKFSFNEDIRQKMRTSFEYDDVFVIGHVGRFITAKNHMFLLDVFSEIYKQNSKARLLLIGDGELRFPIEQKIQSIHLDDVVTLAGARSDVQDCLQAMDVFLFPSLFEGLGIVAIEAQANGLPCIVSDSIPQEVKMSELLTFVSLKKPTEYWAQQVLSHYKEIRRAGDVEQIKKAGYDIIESAQALQAFYLHPQRRLEKE; from the coding sequence TTGAAGTCTGATCTTGAAGGAAGGGCAGAGCCGATACGCGTCTTGCAAATCCTAGGGGGACTTTTTCATGGAGGTGCCGAGGCCATGATCATGAGTCTCTATCATCATATGGATACTTCTAAGGTTCAGTTTGATTTTCTTGTTCATACTGATCAAGAGGGAGTATATGACAAAGAGATTATTGACTGTGGCGGAAAGATACATCACGCTCCTGAGTATCATGGGTATAATCACTTTGGATATAAAGCCTGGTGGCAATTTTTTTTAAAAGAACATCCTGAGTATCATATTCTACACTTTCATATCCGTGGGACTGCAGCAATCGCAATCCCTATTGCAAAGAGAATGGGAAGGATTACTATTGCTCATTCCCACAGTACAGATAATGGGAAAAGTATTAAGGCTGCATTGAAGAATGTATTTCAACATTCATTAAAAAACCAAGCTGATTATCTTTTTGCCTGTTCTGAGCCTGCTGCGATTTGGCTATTTGGCAAGAAGGTTCTTCGAGCAGATAATTTTTTCCTGTGGAAAAATGCAATTGAGACGAATAAATTCTCCTTTAATGAGGACATAAGGCAGAAGATGAGAACCTCTTTTGAGTATGACGATGTTTTTGTTATTGGCCATGTAGGTCGATTTATAACTGCTAAGAACCATATGTTTCTATTGGATGTATTTTCTGAAATTTATAAACAGAATTCCAAAGCACGACTGCTGCTAATCGGAGACGGTGAATTAAGATTTCCAATTGAACAAAAGATCCAATCAATACATTTGGATGATGTGGTAACTCTGGCAGGAGCTCGATCAGATGTACAAGATTGCTTACAAGCAATGGATGTATTCTTATTTCCCTCACTTTTTGAAGGTCTCGGAATTGTTGCAATCGAAGCACAGGCAAATGGCTTGCCATGCATCGTATCTGATTCTATACCACAAGAGGTGAAAATGTCAGAATTGCTCACGTTTGTTTCATTGAAAAAGCCAACAGAATATTGGGCTCAGCAGGTTCTCTCTCATTATAAAGAAATACGTAGGGCAGGAGATGTAGAGCAGATTAAAAAGGCAGGATATGACATTATTGAATCTGCACAAGCTTTACAGGCATTTTATCTTCATCCTCAAAGAAGACTAGAAAAAGAGTAG
- a CDS encoding glycosyltransferase family 4 protein, translating to MNTATILILSNDVDYLYTLRLETIERLLKECFSVSLSAPSNDRVDFFVELGCTFYPTEFTPRGKNPFSNLALLLKYVRLIKQVQPAVVLTYTIKANIYGGLVCRMLHAPQIANMTGLGKALMGKGVLQSTIQRLLRIAFKRASTVFLQNDRDLNYFLDHKITNKEQSVLIPGSGVNLARHPLEEYPEDDGTIRLIFIARIIKDKGIEEMMAAAIKIHQIHPHVTCDIAGFIGEDEYEAQLKAYGETGAGSYLGFQKDIHTLIKRSHAVVLPSYHLEGIANVLLEGAACGRPVLSTNHIGCRETFDDGVSGIMFEPRSTEALIEAIEKFIAIPYEQKREMGVAGRRKVEKEFNRQVIVEAYMNAIDRVFLGTPEQGA from the coding sequence ATGAATACTGCAACCATTCTCATCCTATCCAATGATGTAGATTACTTATATACGTTGAGACTTGAAACAATCGAGCGATTGCTCAAGGAATGTTTCTCTGTGTCGCTCTCGGCTCCCTCCAATGACCGAGTTGATTTTTTTGTAGAATTAGGGTGCACCTTTTATCCAACTGAGTTTACACCGCGAGGAAAAAATCCATTCTCAAATCTGGCACTCCTTCTAAAATATGTCCGTTTAATTAAGCAAGTACAACCTGCTGTGGTTCTAACCTATACAATTAAGGCAAACATCTATGGAGGATTGGTATGTAGAATGTTGCATGCCCCACAAATTGCCAATATGACAGGACTAGGAAAAGCCTTGATGGGTAAGGGGGTTTTACAATCCACCATCCAAAGATTACTTCGTATTGCGTTCAAGCGAGCGAGTACGGTATTTCTGCAAAATGACCGTGACTTGAATTATTTCTTGGACCATAAGATAACCAACAAAGAGCAATCAGTATTGATTCCAGGCTCTGGAGTCAATCTTGCTCGCCATCCCTTGGAGGAGTATCCCGAGGATGATGGGACTATCAGACTCATCTTCATTGCTAGAATCATTAAGGATAAGGGCATCGAAGAGATGATGGCTGCGGCAATCAAGATTCACCAAATACATCCTCATGTTACTTGTGATATTGCTGGTTTCATTGGAGAAGATGAATATGAGGCACAGCTTAAAGCTTATGGAGAGACTGGAGCTGGTTCTTATCTTGGATTTCAGAAGGATATCCATACATTAATCAAGAGAAGCCATGCCGTGGTACTCCCTTCCTACCATCTGGAAGGCATCGCGAATGTACTTCTGGAAGGGGCTGCCTGTGGGCGTCCGGTTCTCTCAACGAACCATATTGGGTGTAGAGAAACCTTCGATGATGGAGTATCTGGAATCATGTTCGAGCCAAGGTCAACTGAGGCTCTCATTGAAGCTATTGAGAAGTTCATTGCAATCCCATATGAGCAAAAGAGAGAGATGGGTGTAGCCGGAAGGAGAAAGGTTGAGAAGGAGTTCAATCGGCAGGTCATTGTCGAAGCGTATATGAATGCAATAGATAGAGTGTTTTTAGGAACACCGGAACAGGGGGCATAG